One window of the Camelina sativa cultivar DH55 chromosome 1, Cs, whole genome shotgun sequence genome contains the following:
- the LOC104779880 gene encoding uncharacterized protein LOC104779880 isoform X3 — protein MADRRLGYRSMGRRGRPKMQSGTCNVCSAPCSSCMHRNAGFTGSKSDESSDENSHGVLVSECSFNGDDRFRSSGVNSNHDTSSSENAESKEFITSSDISHGPLFDGSRKVQDSMKLDKAKNILGQGKVVKETTGAKTNKDNQNNSFIESSTHSGPMVGKSGENVPSNKADESNTSAMSESESEGADSEMLELDVKVCDICGDAGREDLLAICSRCSDGAEHTYCMRVMLKKVPKGDWLCEECKFAEEAKKKKLETKGKSESAVNLSTQSSSKRHIDKFEAAPDSKRLAVEAPTGAPKRSVLPRSSTLSRETSFKGLEKPTRKLAHHSSFNSHSSDDLESTRSPDSQLRSPKGSFLKSNSFNSSSSRPKVRPVDDVMLPRQKTGKDNCSLDVSRNVGKSMSNRCIDVGSSSCYDSKVNGTKPLKDRSIEANPSASTIDQKLISRGRSSSSYAKSPRDLKDLESDGQQGRLTKQARHLSRNRLEDIVASVGDSSTNEKCSSSEAKYKNELANVDGFPRPREVREAGEKSKDAVGNHQTLNIREDNNKGNRLRAAVDAALRKKPSFSKGRGLEQSDLPSVSNVDSGCDKALRNMSSKVPVIRDWPVGFKGLPGGHPNLRTDKQTIAVNGTQSLAGADAMAASQSVVPEVHVPSIKPVMRDLPVAAPAVLSTTSAIPEPEYIWQGDLEVQKSRNLSTMHNGMQAYLSTLASPKVVEVVNQFPVKLTLNEVPRLSAWPAQFQDIGAKEQHVALFFFAKDIKSYEKNYKPLVDNMIQKDLALKGNLEGVELLIFASNHLPRDCQRWNMLYFLWGVFRGRKQSCSNPLKGKVCSAIQKEKALSVSYGDCGADEETEEGEIGLSPQLKDEKTSGPRTVNSSDLKQKVDLDNLNKERLCDGPLNKKLKTVTGVESGCSIFRRDTFGNEFASRKSCAGPCEEEKKIIKKNPDATERIVFPLELNDGKEDDDEMTDNIPEHLAVTTTNGEE, from the exons ATG GCTGATAGAAGACTTGGTTATCGCTCCATGGGTCGCAGAGGTCGTCCTAAAATGCAGTCTGGAACTTGTAATGTCTGCTCTGCTCCTTGTTCATCTTGCATGCACCGTAATGCGGGCTTTACCGGTTCAAAGTCGGATGAGTCATCAGATGAAAACTCCCATGGTGTACTGGTGAGCGAGTGTTCTTTCAACGGGGATGATCGTTTCCGTTCTTCTGGGGTTAATTCCAATCATGATACTTCTTCATCTGAGAATGCTGAGAGTAAGGAATTTATAACATCTTCTGATATATCCCATGGCCCACTTTTTGATGGGTCTCGCAAAGTTCAAGATTCCATGAAGTTAGATAAGGCCAAAAACATTCTAGGGCAGGGAAAAGTCGTCAAGGAAACTACAGGAGCAAAGACTAACAAAGACAACCAGAACAATTCTTTCATTGAGAGTTCTACGCATTCAGGACCAATGGTTGGGAAGTCAGGAGAAAATGTTCCCTCCAATAAGGCAGACGAATCAAACACATCAGCCATgtctgagagtgagagtgaggGTGCTGATTCTGAAATGCTGGAACTTGAT GTAAAAGTATGTGATATTTGCGGAGATGCGGGTCGTGAGGATTTGCTTGCTATCTGCAGCAGATGCAGTGATGGTGCAGAACACAC CTATTGCATGCGAGTAATGCTTAAAAAAGTTCCTAAGGGTGATTGGCTTTGTGAAGAATGCAAGTTTGCTGAGgaagcaaaaaagaagaagctag AAACCAAGGGAAAAAGTGAAAGTGCAGTAAATTTGAGTACACAAAGCTCCAGCAAAAGGCACATAGACAAATTTGAGGCAGCTCCAGATTCTAAAAGATTGGCGGTTGAGGCTCCAACAGGGGCACCCAAGAGATCTGTTCTTCCCAGATCGTCCACTTTATCCCGAGAAACGTCATTTAAGGGCTTAGAGAAGCCAACGAGAAAGCTAGCTCATCACTCATCTTTCAACAGCCACTCCAGTGATGACTTAGAAAGCACACGATCTCCTGACTCGCAGCTACGGTCCCCTAAAG GTTCATTTTTGAAGTCCAATTCGTTTAATTCTTCGAGCTCTAGACCAAAAGTGAGACCAGTTGATGATGTTATGCTTCCCCGACAGAAGACTGGGAAAGACAATTGTTCCCTTGATGTTTCTAGAAATGTAGGCAAATCAATGTCAAATAGATGTATAGACGTAGGGAGCTCTAGTTGTTACGACTCAAAAGTTAATGGTACAAAGCCACTGAAAGATCGGAGCATAGAAGCTAACCCTTCAGCATCCACAATCGATCAGAAACTAATTTCACGTGGCCGTTCGTCCAGTTCATATGCAAAAAGTCCCCGTGATTTGAAGGATTTGGAGTCTGATGGTCAACAAGGTAGATTGACAAAGCAAGCCAGACATCTAAGTCGAAATCGTCTAGAAGATATAGTTGCTTCTG TGGGAGATTCATCTACGAATGAAAAGTGCAGTTCAAGTGAAGcgaaatataaaaatgaactGGCAAATGTAGATGGTTTTCCCCGGCCTAGGGAAGTCAGAGAGGCGGGGGAGAAAAGCAAAGATGCTGTTGGTAATCACCAAACGCTAAATATTAGGGAGGATAATAATAAGGGCAATAGGTTGCGAGCAGCGGTTGATGCTGCTCTGCGTAAAAAACCCAGCTTTAGCAAAGGCAGAGGGTTGGAGCAATCTGATTTGCCTTCAGTGTCTAATGTGGATTCTGGTTGTGATAAGGCTTTAAGAAATATGTCCTCAAAGGTGCCGGTCATAAGAGATTGGCCTGTGGGATTCAAAGGATTGCCAGGAGGGCATCCAAATTTACGGACAGACAAGCAGACAATTGCAGTAAATGGAACGCAGTCACTCGCTGGTGCTGATGCAATGGCTGCTTCCCAATCTGTTGTGCCCGAAGTTCATGTTCCTTCTATAAAACCTGTCATGAGAGATTTGCCTGTGGCTGCCCCAGCTGTTCTGTCGACAACCTCAGCCATCCCAGAGCCTGAGTACATTTGGCA AGGAGACTTGGAGGTCCAGAAAAGCAGAAATTTATCAACAATGCATAACGGAATGCAAGCATACCTTTCAACCTTAGCATCACCTAAGGTTGTTGAAGTGGTGAACCAATTTCCTGTAAAACTTACCTTGAATGAAGTACCCAGGCTCAGTGCATGGCCTGCACAATTTCAAGATATAGGTGCTAAGGAACAGCATGTggctcttttcttctttgccaAGGACATTAAGAG TTATGAGAAAAATTATAAGCCCTTGGTAGACAACATGATCCAGAAAGATTTGGCCCTAAAGGGAAACCTCGAGGGTGTTGAGCTTTTGATTTTTGCCTCCAACCATCTTCCTCGGGATTGCCAGC GCTGGAACATGTTATATTTCCTTTGGGGTGTATTCCGAGGAAGAAAACAGAGTTGCTCTAATCCACTCAAGGGTAAAGTGTGCAGTGCCATTCAAAAGGAGAAGGCATTATCTGTATCATATGGAGATTGTGGAGCGGATGAAGAAACCGAGGAAGGAGAGATAGGTCTTAGCCCACAATTGAAGGATGAGAAGACGTCAG GGCCTAGGACAGTGAATTCCTCCGATCTGAAGCAGAAAGTGGACTTGGATAATCTCAATAAAGAAAGGTTGTGTGACGGTCCATTGAATAAAAAGCTGAAGACAGTTACAGGAGTAGAAAGTGGATGTAGTATTTTCAGGAGGGATACATTTGGCAATGAATTTGCTTCAAGAAAATCTTGTGCTGGTCCCTGCGAGGAGGAGAAAAAGATCATCAAGAAGAATCCTGATGCAACGGAAAGGATTGTGTTCCCTTTAGAACTGAATGatggaaaagaagatgatgatgaaatgaCAGACAATATCCCAGAGCACTTGGCAGTGACAACAACAAATGGAGAGGAGTAA